In the Streptomyces formicae genome, one interval contains:
- a CDS encoding GMC family oxidoreductase, which produces MSDEYDYVVVGAGSAGCVLAARLSEDGQSSVLLIEAGGEDSRAEIGIPMAWPALQGTEVDYGYTTVPQMGADRTARPFPRGRTLGGSGAINGLIHLRGHRADFDRWEALGCSGWGFERVLPYFQRMESVEGRDPKFRGNTGPLRPAPAQEGGHPLSQAFLDAATSVGHPRTDDFNGRDHEGAGWHDLNIVDGRRQTTAHAYLHPVRNSRPNLTVATASRALRLLLDGDNRCTGVEFEQHGAARTARAAAEVIVSCGAVDSPRLLLLSGIGPGDELRELGIPVRHDLPGVGRNLHDHPLCPVVFAADRPLPPAQTSLAETSLLWRGDASAHGPDLQLLCIHVPYHPPSMPPPDNGFTLAVATLPDSRGSVRLSGPRPDDPPLIDPNYLGEETDVRRLLQGIAMAREIAAAPPFAPWRAHEVLPGADVTDEAGLRGYLAAAVGPYFHAVGTCAMGTGTDAVVTPDLTVHGVKGLRVADASVMPSIVSVNTNAATVMIAEKAADLIRSGAR; this is translated from the coding sequence ATGTCCGACGAGTACGACTACGTCGTGGTGGGCGCGGGGTCGGCCGGGTGCGTGCTGGCGGCCAGGCTGTCCGAGGACGGGCAGAGCTCGGTCCTGCTGATCGAGGCGGGCGGGGAGGACAGCAGGGCGGAGATCGGCATACCCATGGCCTGGCCCGCGTTGCAGGGCACCGAGGTCGACTACGGCTACACCACGGTCCCGCAGATGGGCGCCGACCGGACGGCCAGGCCGTTCCCGAGGGGCCGCACGCTGGGCGGGTCGGGCGCGATCAACGGGCTCATCCATCTGCGCGGACACCGTGCCGACTTCGACCGGTGGGAGGCGCTGGGATGTTCGGGGTGGGGCTTCGAGAGGGTCCTGCCGTACTTCCAGCGGATGGAGAGCGTCGAAGGCAGGGATCCGAAGTTCCGTGGGAACACGGGACCGCTGCGCCCGGCTCCCGCCCAGGAAGGCGGCCATCCCCTGTCCCAGGCGTTCCTCGACGCGGCGACCTCGGTCGGGCACCCGCGGACCGATGACTTCAACGGCCGCGACCACGAGGGTGCCGGCTGGCACGACCTGAACATCGTCGACGGCAGGCGGCAGACCACCGCACACGCCTATCTGCACCCGGTCAGGAACAGCAGGCCCAACCTCACCGTCGCCACCGCATCGCGCGCCCTGCGGCTGCTCCTGGACGGCGACAACCGGTGCACCGGTGTGGAGTTCGAGCAGCACGGTGCCGCACGCACCGCCCGCGCGGCCGCCGAGGTGATCGTCAGCTGTGGCGCCGTCGACTCTCCCCGGCTGCTCCTGCTCTCCGGCATCGGGCCCGGCGACGAACTGCGGGAGTTGGGCATCCCGGTGCGGCACGACCTGCCGGGCGTCGGGCGCAATCTGCACGACCACCCGCTGTGCCCGGTCGTCTTCGCGGCCGACCGCCCCCTTCCCCCGGCGCAGACCAGCCTCGCCGAGACGTCCCTGCTGTGGCGCGGCGACGCCTCCGCACACGGCCCCGACCTGCAACTGCTCTGCATCCACGTCCCGTACCACCCGCCGTCGATGCCGCCACCGGACAACGGCTTCACCCTCGCGGTGGCCACCCTCCCCGACAGCCGCGGCTCGGTGCGGCTGAGCGGTCCGCGGCCCGATGACCCGCCGCTGATCGACCCCAACTACCTGGGCGAGGAGACCGACGTACGCCGCTTGCTCCAGGGCATCGCGATGGCCCGGGAGATCGCGGCGGCACCTCCCTTCGCCCCGTGGCGCGCACACGAGGTGCTGCCAGGGGCCGACGTCACCGACGAGGCCGGGCTGCGCGGCTACCTTGCCGCGGCCGTCGGCCCGTACTTCCACGCCGTGGGCACCTGCGCCATGGGCACCGGCACCGACGCGGTGGTGACACCCGATCTGACCGTGCACGGCGTCAAGGGCCTGCGGGTGGCCGACGCGTCGGTGATGCCGTCGATCGTCTCGGTCAACACGAACGCGGCGACCGTCATGATCGCCGAGAAGGCGGCGGACCTGATCCGCTCCGGCGCCCGGTAG
- a CDS encoding cupin domain-containing protein, with the protein MNPIDVLSKAAELPTAWHSLVLGRIGPTEVKVLRMDGRTVPVESHETAEALLVLEGTLRLTVAGAEIEVGAGEMYVVQAGVDHAVRPGSKGTLVIVEHGAAAPGSAGPGPAGRGSVEHESVEHGSVERGSVAG; encoded by the coding sequence ATGAACCCCATCGACGTACTGAGCAAGGCCGCGGAACTCCCCACCGCCTGGCACTCACTCGTGCTCGGCCGGATCGGCCCCACCGAGGTGAAGGTCCTGCGCATGGACGGCCGCACGGTGCCCGTGGAATCGCACGAGACGGCGGAAGCGCTGCTGGTGCTGGAGGGGACACTGCGACTGACGGTCGCCGGTGCCGAGATCGAGGTGGGGGCAGGGGAGATGTACGTGGTGCAGGCGGGCGTGGACCACGCCGTGCGCCCCGGCAGCAAGGGGACGCTCGTCATCGTGGAGCACGGAGCGGCGGCGCCCGGCTCGGCCGGGCCCGGGCCAGCCGGGCGCGGCTCAGTCGAGCATGAGTCGGTCGAGCACGGGTCGGTCGAGCGCGGTTCCGTCGCGGGCTAG
- a CDS encoding helix-turn-helix domain-containing protein, with translation MCQPSWGRARAEAQRLSDLARLRRVRDRMDRECGRPLDIEALARAANLPAAPLGRQFRLAYGLAPHAYLMTRRVERATELLRRGDLSVTEVCSAVGGPSPATFRTCFAEQVGVSPDVYRQRATGEARPISDRSGMEKHPS, from the coding sequence ATGTGCCAGCCCTCGTGGGGGCGCGCCCGCGCCGAGGCGCAGCGCCTGAGTGACCTCGCGCGCCTGCGGCGCGTGCGTGACCGCATGGACCGGGAGTGCGGGCGGCCGCTGGACATCGAGGCGCTCGCCCGCGCCGCGAACCTGCCCGCCGCACCCCTCGGCCGCCAGTTCCGGCTGGCCTACGGCCTGGCGCCGCACGCGTACCTGATGACGCGTCGCGTCGAACGCGCGACGGAGCTGCTGCGCCGGGGAGACCTGAGCGTCACCGAGGTCTGCTCCGCCGTCGGCGGCCCGTCCCCGGCCACGTTCCGCACCTGCTTCGCGGAGCAGGTCGGCGTCTCCCCGGACGTCTACCGGCAGCGCGCGACCGGCGAGGCGCGGCCGATATCCGATCGGTCAGGAATGGAGAAGCACCCGTCATAG
- a CDS encoding discoidin domain-containing protein: protein MRAPRRRSPAILTAVLALLLGALVLPSPAGADVVHPRQDFLRASTAGLFLHWGQRTAPSHTSCDAWERDVTEGGWSADYWVREAQKLHSQYLVLATFHSRLGYARPWPSRIPGSCATERDFLGELVAAAKAKGLKTILYMTDDPKWHDEGGHEWLDSAAYSAYKGRDVDLSTRDGFGEFSYDQFFEVMDRYPDLGGFWIDNDNAYWEEHDLYRKIYEKRPHYTLSNNNEDTPIMDMVSNEQKTGMSPSYDYPQAVYTAAPRLIEADFKLPSTGSWWYTGADSDVDRRLTLGRLVTNAGSSVKALMAETPMVDGRFPPRQAEFNDFASGYLDRVGESLHGVEGGGYLYGGLKPGFWNDGAHGVTTVAKSDPDRHYLHVLTPPSTSTLKVRDNGYRVTSVTNLRTGAPMSYRQSGGTLTLTGLRDWDPYDTVFKVTTAGRQGIIPAASYTMSASASASGHDAALAADGDHRTYWDSDRTTPVSLRFDLGKPRRVRYLAVNQREDSVSYARSDTEQSARIRDYRVYVSTDGTHWGSPVKTGTLPSHRGVAMIDVPATTARHVRLEVLNTHAASTDTDRYRRLRVDEAWVGGAYAGGPP from the coding sequence ATGCGCGCGCCGCGACGCCGTTCACCGGCGATCCTGACGGCCGTGCTCGCCCTGCTGCTCGGCGCGCTCGTCCTGCCGTCGCCCGCAGGGGCCGATGTGGTCCACCCCCGCCAGGACTTCCTGCGCGCCTCCACCGCGGGCCTCTTCCTGCACTGGGGGCAGCGCACCGCGCCGTCCCACACCAGCTGCGACGCCTGGGAGCGGGACGTCACCGAGGGCGGGTGGAGCGCCGACTACTGGGTGCGCGAGGCCCAGAAGCTGCACTCCCAGTACCTCGTGCTCGCCACGTTCCACAGCAGGCTCGGCTACGCGAGACCCTGGCCTTCCAGGATCCCGGGCAGTTGCGCGACCGAGCGGGACTTCCTGGGCGAACTCGTCGCGGCCGCGAAGGCCAAGGGCCTCAAGACGATCCTGTACATGACCGACGACCCGAAGTGGCACGACGAGGGCGGCCACGAGTGGCTGGACTCGGCGGCCTACTCCGCCTACAAGGGCCGCGACGTCGACCTGAGCACGCGCGACGGCTTCGGCGAGTTCTCGTACGACCAGTTCTTCGAGGTCATGGACCGCTATCCGGACCTCGGAGGTTTCTGGATCGACAACGACAACGCGTACTGGGAGGAGCACGACCTCTACCGGAAGATCTACGAGAAGCGCCCCCACTACACGCTCAGCAACAACAACGAGGACACGCCGATCATGGACATGGTCAGCAACGAGCAGAAGACCGGCATGTCCCCCTCCTACGACTATCCGCAGGCCGTCTACACCGCAGCGCCCCGGCTCATCGAGGCGGACTTCAAACTGCCCTCCACCGGCTCCTGGTGGTACACGGGCGCCGACTCGGACGTGGACCGCAGGCTCACGCTCGGGCGGCTCGTCACCAACGCCGGTTCGTCGGTGAAGGCGCTCATGGCCGAGACGCCGATGGTCGACGGCCGATTCCCGCCCCGACAGGCGGAGTTCAACGACTTCGCCTCCGGCTATCTGGACCGCGTCGGCGAGTCCCTGCACGGCGTCGAGGGCGGGGGCTATCTGTACGGGGGCCTGAAGCCCGGCTTCTGGAACGACGGCGCGCACGGCGTGACGACCGTCGCCAAGAGCGACCCCGACCGCCACTACCTGCACGTCCTGACCCCGCCTTCCACGTCCACGCTGAAGGTCCGCGACAACGGCTACCGGGTCACCTCGGTCACCAACCTCCGTACGGGCGCGCCGATGTCGTACCGCCAGTCCGGCGGCACGCTGACCTTGACGGGCCTGCGCGACTGGGACCCGTACGACACGGTCTTCAAGGTCACCACGGCGGGCCGTCAGGGCATCATCCCCGCTGCCTCCTACACGATGAGCGCGAGCGCGTCGGCGAGCGGCCACGACGCCGCGCTGGCCGCGGACGGCGACCACCGCACCTACTGGGACAGCGACCGGACGACCCCGGTGTCCCTGCGCTTCGACCTCGGCAAGCCGCGGCGGGTGCGGTACCTCGCCGTCAACCAGCGCGAGGACTCGGTGAGTTACGCCCGCTCGGACACCGAGCAGTCGGCGCGCATCCGGGACTACCGCGTCTACGTCAGCACGGACGGCACGCACTGGGGCAGCCCCGTGAAGACCGGCACCCTGCCGAGCCACCGCGGGGTCGCGATGATCGACGTCCCGGCGACCACGGCACGTCATGTGCGCCTGGAGGTGCTCAACACCCATGCGGCGTCGACGGATACGGACCGCTACCGGCGGCTGCGCGTCGACGAGGCGTGGGTCGGGGGTGCCTACGCGGGTGGACCCCCATAG
- a CDS encoding DUF5937 family protein, with product MTLRIDIGGPRPERSQSQRSQRERPLSERSPAERPSAEPLRFAASPLAELTAMLHVLAEPGHHPRHADWAGEVWAGLRPELAERLREAEFLWRSSQADFLIPAGPRPTLAEELDDVDRIDDETYVTAALVTTCGGNRVPFAAASPLTDAGARERALDLAQARGARQEHFAERLLADPAAVRARVRHTLEQCADAFFDAAWAGVAVELATDLRLKNDLLKHHGVAAALAAVSSAVTLAPDGDCIVVDKLQDRATTARGRGVTFIPSVFGRPHLLAVHAPGWQPVIQYPVAEPGPAEPVSLETVTLRLEALAHPVRLRLLRTLARGPHTTGELAHVWELSPPEVSRHLAVLRRAGLLAPRQPGRYARHTLNLPDVTSLGTDLLAAVLR from the coding sequence ATGACGTTGAGGATCGACATCGGCGGGCCGCGGCCCGAACGGTCGCAGTCGCAGCGGTCGCAGCGCGAGCGGCCGCTGTCCGAGCGGTCACCGGCCGAGCGGCCGTCGGCCGAGCCGTTGCGGTTCGCCGCCTCGCCGCTGGCCGAGCTGACCGCGATGCTGCACGTGCTCGCCGAGCCGGGACACCATCCCCGGCACGCCGACTGGGCGGGCGAGGTGTGGGCAGGACTGCGGCCCGAGCTGGCCGAGCGGCTGCGGGAGGCGGAGTTCCTCTGGCGTTCCTCACAGGCCGACTTCCTGATCCCCGCCGGGCCGCGGCCGACCCTCGCCGAGGAACTCGACGACGTGGACCGGATCGACGACGAGACGTACGTGACGGCGGCCCTCGTCACCACCTGCGGCGGCAACCGGGTCCCCTTCGCCGCCGCGTCACCGCTCACCGACGCCGGCGCGCGCGAGCGGGCCCTGGACCTGGCCCAGGCCCGCGGCGCACGCCAGGAGCACTTCGCGGAACGGCTGCTCGCGGACCCGGCCGCCGTACGGGCGCGGGTGCGCCACACCCTCGAACAGTGCGCCGACGCCTTCTTCGACGCCGCCTGGGCGGGCGTCGCCGTGGAACTCGCCACCGATCTGCGCCTGAAGAACGACCTGCTGAAGCATCACGGCGTCGCAGCGGCCCTCGCGGCGGTCTCCAGCGCGGTCACCCTGGCACCGGACGGCGACTGCATCGTCGTGGACAAGCTCCAGGACAGGGCGACCACCGCCCGGGGCCGTGGGGTCACCTTCATCCCCAGCGTCTTCGGCCGCCCGCACCTGCTCGCCGTCCACGCGCCCGGGTGGCAGCCGGTGATCCAGTACCCCGTCGCCGAACCGGGCCCGGCCGAGCCTGTGTCGCTGGAGACGGTCACGCTACGACTTGAGGCACTCGCCCATCCCGTACGGCTGCGGCTCCTGCGCACCCTGGCCCGCGGCCCGCACACCACCGGTGAACTGGCCCACGTCTGGGAACTCTCCCCGCCCGAGGTCTCCCGTCACCTCGCCGTCCTGCGCCGCGCGGGCCTGCTCGCGCCCCGGCAGCCCGGCCGCTACGCCCGGCACACCCTCAATCTGCCCGACGTGACGTCACTGGGCACCGACCTGCTGGCGGCGGTGCTGCGCTGA
- a CDS encoding VOC family protein has protein sequence MDITIHTTALPHDDPDASLAFYRDVLGFEVRSDVGQGRMRWITVGPVGQAGTSILLAPPAADPGITEDERRTIAEMMAKGTYGWILLATHDLDGVFEKVRAGDTEVVQEPTDQPYGIRDCAFRDPAGNMVRIQELS, from the coding sequence ATGGACATCACCATTCACACGACGGCCCTCCCGCACGACGACCCGGATGCCTCCCTCGCCTTCTACCGGGACGTCCTCGGCTTCGAGGTCCGCAGCGACGTCGGCCAGGGCAGGATGCGCTGGATCACGGTCGGCCCCGTCGGCCAGGCCGGTACGTCCATCCTCCTGGCGCCACCGGCCGCCGACCCGGGGATCACCGAGGACGAACGCCGCACCATCGCCGAGATGATGGCCAAGGGCACCTACGGCTGGATCCTGCTGGCCACCCACGACCTCGACGGCGTGTTCGAAAAGGTCAGGGCGGGCGACACCGAGGTCGTCCAGGAGCCGACCGATCAGCCGTACGGCATCCGGGACTGCGCCTTCCGCGACCCCGCGGGCAACATGGTCCGCATCCAGGAACTGAGCTGA
- a CDS encoding Tat pathway signal sequence domain protein, whose amino-acid sequence MKTSRRTVLGAALGGAAAAALPGSALATSAAAAAPAASWRLRWSPTASGDGMRAWETVEDDRADSHTAGQPHIRTEGANWRFTMHMVDRDSSTDRQRQEVTGCRKGDSYLRWLPGETWRLTYKMFLPSSLKATTSFTHIMQMKQPGQGSSPIVVQSLRRVDGVQTIELQLFTSGLLIGRTALAPLHDAWTDVDFQMKIGNGSSGSIRWILKSGGTTLIDTSRTGIDTFLDDRVRPKWGIYRSLGDTSGSLKDCHMLLTDMRAYQLA is encoded by the coding sequence ATGAAAACGTCCAGGAGGACCGTACTGGGAGCCGCGCTCGGCGGCGCGGCCGCGGCCGCGCTGCCGGGGAGCGCGCTGGCCACGTCGGCGGCAGCGGCGGCGCCCGCGGCGAGTTGGCGGTTGCGCTGGTCCCCGACAGCGAGCGGGGACGGGATGCGCGCCTGGGAGACGGTCGAGGACGACCGGGCCGACTCGCACACGGCGGGGCAGCCGCACATCCGCACCGAGGGCGCCAACTGGCGCTTCACCATGCACATGGTGGACCGCGACTCCTCGACCGACCGGCAGCGCCAGGAGGTCACCGGCTGCCGCAAGGGCGACTCGTACCTACGCTGGCTGCCGGGTGAAACCTGGCGGCTCACGTACAAGATGTTCCTGCCGAGCTCCCTGAAGGCGACCACCTCCTTCACCCACATCATGCAGATGAAGCAGCCGGGGCAGGGCAGTTCGCCGATCGTCGTGCAGTCGCTGCGGCGGGTGGACGGCGTGCAGACCATCGAGTTGCAGCTGTTCACCTCGGGCCTGCTGATCGGGCGTACCGCTCTCGCGCCGCTGCACGACGCCTGGACGGACGTCGACTTCCAGATGAAGATCGGCAACGGCTCGTCGGGCTCGATCCGCTGGATCCTCAAGAGCGGCGGCACGACCCTGATCGACACGTCGCGGACCGGCATCGACACCTTCCTCGACGACCGGGTGCGGCCCAAGTGGGGCATCTACCGTTCGCTGGGCGACACTTCGGGTTCCCTGAAGGACTGTCACATGCTCCTGACCGACATGCGCGCCTACCAACTCGCCTGA
- a CDS encoding glycoside hydrolase family 88/105 protein, giving the protein MSASLNRNTTDWSTSLVDSTLARSTPTTIGGWSYPVGLYLYGQYLTYQRTHEERYLTFIKEYVDRFVGADGSLGQSFNSLDSMQAGRLLTILHRETGQDRYRIAARKIRDRLKTYPRTGDGGFWHATSASRAHQLWADGVYMVNPFLVEYGEEFGDTSYTQDEAAEQLAVYGGHLQVPGGLLRHAYDESREASWADEDTGRAPESWCRAVGWYSMALVNVLDALPADHPRRARLRAVLTRLAAGLERYQDPATGRWFQVIDQGDRPGNWTETSCSSMFTYALSRGAQQGYIDAHYTAVARRGYAGVLDRVSLDGDGRTELAEISVGTNVGDYAYYVGRDRATNDLHGLGAFLIMNEQLRASDSTEGRGR; this is encoded by the coding sequence ATGTCCGCATCCCTGAACAGGAACACCACCGACTGGTCCACCTCCCTGGTCGATTCGACCCTCGCCCGCTCCACACCCACCACCATCGGCGGCTGGTCGTACCCGGTCGGGCTCTACCTCTACGGCCAGTACCTGACCTATCAACGCACCCACGAAGAGCGGTACTTGACGTTCATCAAGGAGTACGTGGACCGCTTCGTCGGCGCCGACGGTTCCCTCGGGCAGAGCTTCAACAGCCTCGACAGCATGCAGGCGGGGCGGCTCCTGACGATCCTGCACCGCGAGACCGGGCAGGACCGCTACCGGATCGCGGCCCGCAAGATCCGCGACCGCCTCAAGACCTATCCGCGCACGGGCGACGGCGGCTTCTGGCACGCCACGTCGGCCAGCCGCGCGCATCAACTGTGGGCCGACGGCGTCTACATGGTCAATCCGTTCCTCGTCGAGTACGGCGAGGAGTTCGGCGACACGTCGTACACCCAGGACGAGGCGGCCGAGCAACTGGCCGTGTACGGCGGCCATCTCCAGGTTCCCGGCGGGCTCCTGCGGCACGCCTACGACGAGTCCCGCGAGGCGAGTTGGGCCGACGAGGACACCGGGCGCGCCCCCGAGTCCTGGTGCCGGGCCGTCGGCTGGTACTCGATGGCGCTGGTGAACGTGCTCGACGCGCTCCCGGCCGACCACCCCCGGCGTGCGCGGCTCCGGGCCGTCCTGACGCGGCTCGCCGCCGGTCTGGAGCGGTATCAGGATCCGGCCACGGGGCGCTGGTTCCAGGTGATCGACCAGGGGGACCGCCCCGGCAACTGGACCGAGACGTCGTGCTCCAGCATGTTCACCTACGCGCTGTCGCGCGGCGCCCAGCAGGGCTACATCGACGCCCACTACACGGCCGTGGCCCGGCGGGGATACGCGGGTGTGCTCGACCGCGTCTCGCTCGACGGCGACGGGCGCACGGAACTCGCCGAGATCTCCGTCGGCACCAACGTCGGCGACTACGCGTACTACGTCGGCCGCGACCGGGCGACCAACGACCTCCACGGTCTCGGCGCCTTTCTGATCATGAACGAGCAACTCAGGGCAAGCGACTCGACGGAAGGCAGGGGCCGATGA
- a CDS encoding glyoxalase: MANIASITLDVADPTTAERFYAEAFGLDSTIRTRVSQDPTTGFRGFMLALTVSQPATVDSFIASALAAGATTLKPAAKSLWGYGGVVQAPDGEIWKIATSAKKNTGPATRQIDDIVLLVGVADVAASKRFYVGRGLTVAKSFGRTYAEFDAGSGCVKFALYRRRALAKEVGVAPEGSGSHGFVIGGGSEPFTDPDGFEWQTAASLPLASSS; the protein is encoded by the coding sequence ATGGCAAACATCGCAAGCATCACCCTGGACGTGGCCGACCCGACGACCGCGGAGCGCTTCTACGCCGAGGCTTTCGGCCTGGATTCAACGATACGTACACGGGTCTCCCAGGACCCCACGACCGGCTTCCGCGGGTTCATGCTGGCGCTCACGGTGTCCCAGCCCGCCACGGTCGACAGCTTCATCGCCAGCGCCCTGGCGGCCGGTGCCACCACGCTGAAGCCGGCCGCCAAGTCGCTCTGGGGCTACGGCGGTGTCGTGCAGGCCCCGGACGGGGAGATCTGGAAGATCGCCACTTCGGCGAAGAAGAACACGGGCCCCGCCACCCGGCAGATCGACGACATCGTGCTCCTGGTGGGCGTGGCGGACGTGGCCGCGAGCAAGCGGTTCTACGTCGGGCGCGGCCTCACCGTGGCGAAGAGCTTCGGACGTACGTACGCCGAGTTCGACGCCGGATCCGGGTGCGTCAAGTTCGCGCTCTACCGGCGCCGTGCCCTGGCCAAGGAGGTCGGCGTCGCGCCCGAGGGCAGCGGGTCGCACGGCTTCGTGATCGGCGGCGGCAGCGAGCCCTTCACCGACCCGGACGGATTCGAGTGGCAGACGGCCGCGTCGCTGCCGCTGGCGTCCTCGTCCTGA
- a CDS encoding SDR family NAD(P)-dependent oxidoreductase, with protein sequence MGESRFADRVVVVTGGGSGIGAATVDRFAREGATVISVGRSEAKLKQAAAQAPAGSTVVPRVAAVADETAVDTLIAGVAEEFGRLDVLVNNAAIAIPGTVEQLDAASWRQVFAADIDGVFFASRAALPHLREVGGCIVNVGSVSGLGADWGMAAYNSAKGAVVNLTNAMALDHAREGVRVNAVHPSLTRTPVATPVVEDEKLFAAFQQRIPMERAAEPAEVAAVIAFLASADAGFVNGAHIPVDGGLRASSGQPRMF encoded by the coding sequence ATGGGTGAGAGCAGATTCGCCGATCGCGTCGTCGTGGTCACCGGCGGCGGGTCCGGCATCGGCGCCGCGACCGTGGACCGGTTCGCGCGGGAAGGCGCGACGGTGATCTCCGTCGGGCGGTCCGAGGCCAAGCTCAAGCAGGCCGCCGCGCAGGCCCCCGCCGGTTCGACCGTCGTCCCCCGCGTGGCCGCCGTCGCCGACGAGACCGCCGTCGACACGCTGATCGCCGGGGTGGCCGAGGAGTTCGGCCGCCTCGACGTCCTGGTCAACAACGCCGCCATCGCGATACCCGGAACCGTCGAGCAGCTCGACGCGGCGTCGTGGCGCCAGGTCTTCGCCGCCGACATCGACGGTGTCTTCTTCGCCTCGCGCGCCGCCCTCCCCCATCTGCGCGAGGTCGGCGGCTGCATCGTCAACGTCGGGTCGGTGTCCGGGCTCGGCGCGGACTGGGGCATGGCCGCCTACAACAGCGCCAAGGGGGCCGTGGTCAATCTGACCAACGCGATGGCGCTCGATCACGCCCGCGAGGGCGTGCGGGTCAACGCGGTGCACCCGAGCCTGACGCGCACCCCCGTGGCCACCCCCGTCGTGGAGGACGAGAAGTTGTTCGCGGCGTTCCAGCAGCGGATCCCCATGGAGCGCGCCGCCGAACCGGCCGAAGTCGCCGCTGTCATCGCCTTCTTGGCCAGCGCGGACGCCGGTTTCGTCAATGGCGCCCACATTCCGGTGGACGGCGGCCTCCGGGCTTCCAGCGGCCAGCCGCGCATGTTCTGA
- a CDS encoding serine hydrolase domain-containing protein, with protein MMSDEVQVRGTVEKGFEGVREAFAVVLDEAGVAPEAQLVVDVGGRRVVDLWGGPGTAGDTLTGLYSITKGAAHLVVALLVQEGVLDLDREVAAYWPEFAAEGKGRLTLRELLAHRSGVVGVDGGFTTDELADDRLMAGRLAGQRPFWEPGTAYGYHGFVIGALTGEVVRRATGRSTQEIYEERIRAPYGLDFYLGLPDHLAARRADVLPLLPTPEEAERLAADVAPPGSVREIAFNQHATPPTDLVAFGNAPKVVALGPTSSGGVGTARGVAGMYAAAISEVAGRPPFLKPETITEFARVHYRGTDLVTGNDDVFGLGFEELSARYPFLGPDAFGHSGATGSLGFADPDSGVAYAYTRRRFGFPSGFGAGPENHRLVEAVVRAAAGR; from the coding sequence ATGATGAGCGACGAAGTCCAGGTGCGCGGGACGGTGGAGAAGGGTTTCGAGGGCGTGCGCGAGGCGTTCGCCGTGGTGCTCGACGAGGCCGGGGTCGCTCCCGAGGCGCAGCTCGTGGTCGATGTGGGCGGCCGCAGGGTGGTCGACCTGTGGGGCGGTCCCGGTACGGCGGGAGACACGCTGACCGGCCTGTACTCGATCACCAAGGGCGCGGCCCACCTCGTGGTCGCGCTCCTGGTGCAGGAGGGGGTCCTCGACCTGGATCGCGAAGTGGCCGCGTACTGGCCGGAGTTCGCGGCGGAGGGCAAGGGCCGGCTGACCCTGCGGGAACTGCTCGCGCACCGTTCCGGTGTCGTCGGCGTCGACGGTGGATTCACCACCGACGAGCTGGCCGACGACCGGCTGATGGCCGGACGGCTCGCCGGGCAGCGCCCGTTCTGGGAGCCGGGCACGGCGTACGGCTACCACGGCTTCGTGATCGGCGCGCTCACCGGCGAGGTCGTGCGCAGGGCGACGGGGCGCTCCACCCAGGAGATCTACGAAGAGCGGATCCGCGCACCGTACGGGCTCGACTTCTACCTGGGCCTGCCGGACCACCTCGCAGCGCGCCGCGCCGACGTGCTCCCCCTGCTGCCCACCCCGGAAGAGGCCGAGCGGCTCGCTGCCGACGTGGCGCCTCCCGGCAGCGTCCGGGAGATCGCCTTCAACCAGCACGCGACCCCGCCGACCGACCTGGTGGCCTTCGGCAACGCCCCGAAGGTCGTCGCGCTCGGCCCCACCTCCTCCGGCGGAGTGGGCACGGCGCGGGGTGTGGCGGGAATGTACGCGGCGGCGATCAGCGAGGTGGCCGGTCGGCCGCCGTTCCTGAAGCCGGAGACCATCACGGAGTTCGCCCGCGTGCACTACCGCGGCACCGACCTGGTCACGGGGAACGACGACGTCTTCGGCCTGGGCTTCGAGGAGCTGAGCGCCCGTTACCCCTTCCTCGGCCCCGACGCCTTCGGCCACAGCGGGGCGACCGGCTCACTCGGCTTCGCTGACCCGGACAGCGGCGTGGCCTACGCCTACACGCGCCGCCGTTTCGGCTTCCCCTCGGGATTCGGCGCGGGACCGGAGAACCACCGCCTCGTCGAGGCGGTGGTGCGGGCGGCGGCAGGGCGGTAG